The nucleotide window AACATAGGCCTTACCTTATCGAGTGCTTTTTCAATTTTTTCTCTCATCTTATTTTCCTCCTATTGATTTTGGTTTATTGTACCACCTCAAAAATTTACCCGCAACCTATTTCCTAAAATTCTTTCTGGTCCAGGTAATGAGAAGCGCTTAATGCGGCTTTTGAACCTTCTCCAGCGGCAATAATAATCTGCTTCTCCAAAACATTTGTTACGTCTCCTGCGGCAAATATTCCCGGAATATTGGTTTGGTTAAATAAATCAATGACTATTTCGTCTTTAGAGTTCTTTTGCACATTTTTGGCAAACGCAGAATTTGGAGTAAGCCCAATCTCTACGAAAACCCCTTCCACAGCTAACTCTTTCTCCCCGTCCTTATTTCTTATTCTAATGGCACGCACAAACTTATCCCCCAATACTGCGCTGACCTGGTAATTATTCAAAATTGTAACATTTTCTGCATTCTTGACTTTCTGGAGCATAATCTGGTCTCCGGCCAACTGATCTGCAATATTTATAATATAAATATGCTTAGCGATCCTGATCAACTGCAAGGTAGCATCCATTGCAGAGTTTCCTCCGCCGATTACCGAAACCACTTTACCTGCAAAAAGCGGGCCGTCACAAATAGCGCAATATGTTAAACCATGATTCTTAAATTCTTTTTCACCAGGCACTCCCAGCTCTCTTGATTTTTTTCCAGAGGCAATAATTACCGCCCTGGATTGATAATCTGCCTTATTAGTCTTGACTAAACACACCTGGCCTGATTTCTCAACTTCCAGTACCTCCTCATTTTCTTTTAAGGCAATACCGTATTTACGCATATGCTCTTCAAATTTCAGCGTTAACTCCGGCCCAGTAATAAATTGATATCCTGTGTAATTCTCGATATCCCCACTCCAGGCAGTCTGTCCGCCGATATCAAGGCTAATTAAGAGAAATTTCAGTTTCTTTCTAGCCGCATAGACGCTAGCAGTAATTCCCGCAGGCCCACCTCCAATAATAATCAAATCATAAATTTCCATATTATAATTTACAATCCTAATAGTTGTTTAATTTTATCCTTATCAAATCCTATGACAATCTGGCCGTCAATATCCAGAACCGGTACCCCCATCTGCCCACTTTTTTTAACCATCTCATCCGCGGCAACTTTATCAACGGAAACATCCCATTCTAAAAATAGTATGTTGTTCTCTTTCAAAAACTGTTTTACTCGAATACACCAGGGGCAAGTCGGAGTACTATAAACTATTACACTTTTGGCCATATTAATCTCACTTTCTTAAGTTAAACGGAGCAAGATCAACTATCTCCTCTATTTCGATCAGAATAATATGCTTAGGAAACGGCAGGCTTGCTTCAGGATGATATCCATGGCTTTTATCTCCAGCCAAATTCTTCAGTAATCTTTTTGCCAAACGGGAAGTAATCTTATCCTCCCAAGTTTTAATAATCTCTCCGCTAATATCTTCAGGCATTATCTTAGCCTTCCCTTTAAGGCAATACCCTATAAATTTGTGCTCATCAACTGCGCTGATACTTACCTTAGGATTACGCACTATATTCTCAGCGGTAATTCCATGATAAACATCAACTAAATAAACTTTGCCTTCGGGTTCAATTTTGACTATGTCTTTGTATGAAGTATGAGGAAAACCATCTTTATCTAAAGAAGAAACTGTCACGAAACTTTGAGTGCGTAAAAAATCAGCAATTTTGGTGTGGATCTTTTTCATTTTAAAAGCTCGGCAAATTTACTGCCAAATTCAAAGCAGTTTTTTAATTCAGCTTCATCAGGGCTATACTTAAAGGATATCCCTGGAAGACTAAGATCTGCGCCGTTATCTTTAAATACCTCTTGCATCTCCTTAACTGCTCCACCAGCCCAACCATAAGAGCCAAAGAAACTAACCTGCCTGCCTTTGAGCTTTAAACCTTTAACTATTTCAAGAAACGCAGCAATATTAGGCAGCATATCATTATCGTGGGTAGATGAGCCAAAAAGAAAACCTTTGGCTGTTAACATTTGCGTAATCACCTCCGTACGATCACTCTGCGCTATATCATAAATCTTAAAATCTATCCCCCTGCCAGTTATACCCTGGGCAATCCGGGAGGCTATCTTAGCAGTTGAGCCCCACATAGTCTCATAAACAATTACTATCTTGTTTTTCGTTTTGCCGCTCGCCCAAGAAATATAGGCATCGATTATTTTAGCCGGATCCTTGCGCCAGATAATCCCATGGCTAGGCGCAATCATCTTAATGGGTATATTTAATTTCTGAATCTCTCGAATTTTATTTAAAATCACGCTCCCAAAAGGCCAAAGGATATTGGCGTAATAAGACTCTGCCTCCTCCATTAAGGCACATTGATCAGTTTGATCATCAAAACGCTCACTTGTTGCAAAATGTTGGCCAAATGCATCATTGGATAAAAGCAGTTCATCCTGAAGGCAATAAGTAAACATGCTGTCGGGCCAATGAATCATCGGGGCTTCGATAAAGCTAAGCGTACGTTTACCTAACTTCAACTGATCGCCGGTTTTAACAATTTGAAAATTCCAGTCTTTGTAATAATGCTTGTAAAGGCCCTCCTTACATTTAGCAGTACCTAAAATCTTGGCCTCCGGGCATAATGACATGATTGCAGGCAGAGCGCCGGAATGATCTGTCTCAACGTGATTGGCAATAATATAATCTATTTTTTCAAGCGGGACAATCTCTCTGATATTATCAATTAATTCCTGCGAGAATGTCCCCAGAACAGTATCAACAAGGGTGATCTTTTCATCTATAATAAGATAGGCGTTATAAGTTGAGCCCCTTTTAGTAGTATAAGTATGCCCGTGAAAATTACGCACATTCCAATCCACTACCCCCACAGAATATATATCCGGTAATATTTTTATCGCAGCCATTGGCTCCTCCTTGCCCACCAGGGCATACTTGCGCAATACCTTATAAGCGCAAGGTATTATCCACCAGGGCACACCCGCGCAATTAGCGCACAAGCGCATGCCGGCGCCCACCTATCGCGCCGGGCACCTTATAAACGTTGGGTGCTAATAACCCTGGAAATTCTCCATAATAATTTTATCACTTGGCAAAGCTATTTCCTCGGTCAATATTTTACGCATCGCCTCAACCATCTGCGGCGGCCCGCAGAGATAAAATTTTCTCTCTAGGTAATCCGGAATTTCGTTTTTTATAATTCCGCCATTAATTAAACCAACCGTGCACTTAAATCCGGGTTCCGTCTCACACAACACATGCGCTACCCGTAGCAACGGATAGCTTTTAACCATAGCATCAAAATCATCCTTAAAAACTATATCACGTACAGAACGATTGGAGTAAACCAAAACTATATCCGTGCCTAAATTCTTATCAACCGCGTATTTACAAATACTGCGGATAGGCGTAATCCCTATGCCGCCAGATAAAAAAGCAATCTTGGGGAAAAACTCATCCAAGATGAATTTTCCAAAAGGGTATTCGATAATAACCTGGTCACTGGCTTTTAAATTATCAAGCGCTTTGGAAAAATCGCTTTGGGTTAATTTTTTCGTAAACTCCAGATAACATTTTTCAGTCGGGGAGCTAGAAATAGAAAGGTATCTTTTTAATTTTGGGTTATTTCCAAGCTTAACCGATAGAAATTGCCCGGCTTTAAAATTAGAATCTCCGGGAATATCCAAACGAAAGCTCTTTACATTATAGTTTCGCTGGATAACTTCTTTTATCTTAGCTTTAATCTCTACAGGCATTCTTGGCTAGAGTGGCTTTAGATACCAATCAAACTATTTTTTCAAACTGATCTTTACCTACGCCACATTCAGGACAAACCCAGTTGGCCGGTAAATTTTCGAAACTTGTTCCGGGAGTAACTCCGTTATTGGGATCTCCAACAGCAGGATCATAAATATATCCGCAGACCAAACATTTATATTTACTCATTTTATTCTCCTCCTATCTATAGCATAGAGACGCAAAAATTTTTCCTTCTTTACATCATGAATCCTTTATTTTCACCGCACTTAGAATTTTCAGGACGTTTCCTGTCCTTAGGAAAAGGGCCCTTTTCCGGCATAACCATAGCCGGTAAATTATCCTTCTGCATCATTTGTGACATAAAACAAGATCTTGTATTCTGCTGCATCATACCGTTACCTGCAACAAAACCCTTGGTCATCTTATAAACTGCTGCGGAAAAAACAACCAGCGCTGCCAGCCAAAGAAGGCTAGCTACCACATACCCAAAAGCTTTAAGCGCTTTCCCCTCAACTTTACGCAAGACAAGTAAAACAAAAAAACTTACCGTCAATAAAACTGAAATCGGTACAATAGCCATTAAATACGATAATCTGAATACGCACATATTTATCCCTCCTATTTAAACTTATGCTTATTTTTTCAATATCCTCTTTAAATCTTCATCCGGCGTGGAAATCAATCTCAAATCAAATTTCTCCTGCAGGAGGCCAAAAACATTCTTACTTACAAAAGCAGGCGGTGTTGGGCCAATATAGATACCTTTGATATTAAGGTACAACAAAGTAAGCAAGATGGCAACTGCTTTTTGCTCAAACCAAGACAAAACCAAGGTTAGCGGCAAATCGTTAACACCACAGCCAAATACCTTAGCCAAAGCCACTGCCACCTGTATCGCCGAATAAGCATTATTGCACTGGCCGATATCGATTAATCTGGGTATCCCCTCGATATCCCCAAAGTCCAATTTGTTAAATCGGTATTTACCACAGGCAAGGGTAAGAATCACACAATCCTTAGGTACCCTTTCAGCAAACTCCGTGTAATAATTACGCCCGGGTTTTGCGCCATCACAGCCTCCAATCAAAAAGAAATGTTTAATTTTACCGGATTTAACTAAGCTAACAATCTTATTCGCTAAACCCAAAATTGCCGTATGATGAAAACCCGTCAAGATTTTCTTACCTGGCGCAAGCGGTAAGGGCGGCAAGGATTTAGCTTTCTCAATTAAGGGCGAAAAATCCCTTGATTTTAAATGCGTTGCGCCCGGTACGCCAGTTATGCCTATAGTAAATAGCCTATTCAGATAGGAATTCTCCGGCGGAATCAACACGCAATTAGTAGTTGCCAGTATTGCTCCGCTAAAAGTATTAAACTCCTTTTTCTGCTCCTGCCAAGCTCCACCATAATTACCTACTAAATGTTTAAACTTTTTTAACTCCGGATAACCGTGCGCAGGGAGCATTTCGCTATGTGTATAAATATTTATTCCCAAACCTTCTGTCTGCTTAAGCAACTCATAAAGATCCAATAAATCATGCCCAGTGACTAAGATTCCCGGCCCCGCATAAGTACCAGTTTCAACTTCCGTAGGAACAGGATTACCAAACTTCTGCGTATGCGCTTTGTCCAGCATCTCCATGGTTTTATAATTCATCTGGCCGCATTTTAAAACTAACTCCAAATATTGATTCAGGTCAAAACTAACATTGGTTACGGTTTTAAAAAGCGCTTCATGCATAAAAGCATCTACCTCTTCATTATGGGCGCCTAACTGCCACGCATGATATGCGTAAGCAGCAATTCCTTTTAGTCCATATAGGAGTGTGTCCTGTAAACTTTGAATATCCTCATTTTTTCCGCATACGCCTAATTTGGTACAACCTGTCCCACCTGCTGTCTGTTCACACTGATAACAAAACATTATTCCCCTCCTATGTTTTGTCATTCTGAGCCCGCCATTGATTCAGTGGCGACCGAAGAATCAAAAATGAGATTCTTCGGTCGCTTCGCTCCCTCAGAATGACGTATTCATGGTTTCTCTCTTTATAAATACACCTTTTTAGCTATCTCTCTTGCGGTTTTCGTTTTAAAATTATTATTGATAATTTTCTCTAATTTATTCCTTTCCTTGATCTCGCTTAAATTCACCAATAAATCCGCATCAAGGATTAAGTTAAAATTCAAAGAATCAATTTTCCCGGGGGAATGATGATACCTGATAATCTGGCAGATCTCTTCAATTTCATCTTTTTTAAACCCAAGCTTTAGCAGAATTTTTCTTGCTGCAAGCGGGCCCTCTTTTTCCTGCAAATGCCCAGAATTTAAACCGTATTTCTGTTCGGCTATTTTAATTCCTACATCATGTAAGATTGCGCAAGGAACAACAATATTCCAATCCCCGCCTTCTTTGCGTAAAAGTTCTTCAGCATAATCGAGGACTTTTCTTGCATGATTTATCCGTTTTATATCAGTACCGAAATATTCCCTTAATTCTTCAAGTAATCTTTCTTTTAATAAAACTGACCTATTTTTCACATAATTACCATACACCTCTGCTCCGATACATTCCTTAGCAGACTTACACCAATCAACACAAGTAGGTAAAACCTCCCGGTATAGAATCTGACGACACTTAGGGCAATTTGCCTTAATTTCATCAGAAAATATTTCCGCCTCATATCCACAAAAGGAGCAAATAATAGGCTCTGGCGTTATCTTTCGTTTATCCTGCCCCGGACAGTTATTCATTTTATCTTTTCACCTTTAATACTAATGATAACCTTTTCAAATGGAATATCTTTCCCAGATAACCCAATAGCTTTTTCAATAACTGGTAACAACCCAAAACAACAAGGTACCTCCATATAAACGTAAGTTACGGACTTAATATTGTTCTGTGTAAATATCTGTTCTAATTTTTCTTGGTATAAAGATACATCATCAAGCTTGGGGCAACCTATCAATAAAATCTTACCTTTTAATAAATCCTCATGGAAGTTAGCATACGCAAACGATACACAGTCAGCAGCAATCAAAATGTCTGCACCGTTAAAATACGGAGCATTTGTAGGCACAAGGCACAGCTGTATCGGCCATTGTTTCAAACCCAGTAAACCTGAGCTTAGTTTACCAATATTAACCCTAGCTTTATTCTCATTATATTGAACAGCTTCTCTTTCCTCGATACTAATTGCTCCTTGTGGACAATGGCCCAGGCAAGCACCCAGGCCGTCGCAGAACAAATCGCTGATTAGGCGCGCCTTATTATCGATAACCCTAATTGCCCCTTCCGGACAATTGGGTATGCACAGGCCGCATCCATTGCATTTGTTTTCATTAATTCTAATAATTTTCCTCTGCGCCATATATTCTTTCTAGATTAAAGAGGCCACTGTAATCTTTTGAAGCTGCCTAAAAATATTATCTTCGATAAGATGTAGCTTTTTTCTTAAAACGCATTTTGGCCTGTTCGGACAAACGTTTTTTTTCAAGAAGCATCCGTCCCGGCCCATTTGCCCCTGAAAAATACGCATTATCTTAATTATATGTATTTTTTTACAAGCAACCTTAAGCTTAAATCCTCCCTTTTGGCCTTTACAAGATTCCAAGATACCTTCTTTACTTAATTGCTGAAGGATCTTGCGCATAAACGGCCGTGGAACATTGAGTTTCTTAACAAGTTCATCTACGGATACAACATCCTGATGCTTTAACATATAGCAAAGCGCACGTAGTGCATAATCTGTATTCCTGGTAATAAGTTTCATAAATACACTCTCCTATTAATTCTTTATAAAAACGGACGGGCAGTTTATCGTCTTGCCCAGGACAGCCTACTGCAACCCTCTTTACAATGTGCCACCGGCCTGAGCATATATTTAACCGTTACATCCATACTAATCACCCCCTTTGGAATATATATAATGATACCATACTAGTATCATTTGTCAAGAAAAAAATTAGTCACCCGTCATTCTGAAGCCACGGAGTGGCTGAAGAATCTTAACAAATTACTTCCAGATAAACCAGATAAATAAATAAGCAGCGGTTACGGCAGCCAACGTAAAAGGAATCCCTATTTTCATGAAATCGCCAAATTTAACCGGGTAGCCCTCTTTTTTAAGCAAGCTACAGGCAACGATGTTAGCTGATGCTCCGATTGGTGTAATATTACCGCCCAGGCTTGCGCCGATAAGCAAACCAAAAAGAAATAATGCAGGATTAACTTGTAATTTGCTAGCCATGATTATAGCCACCGGCAACATAGCTACCAGAAATGGAACATTATCAATAAATGCCGATAATATTACCGAAAGAAATACTATTGCCGTATAGCCAAGGAATATATTTGAACCGACAAGGCCAGCTAAATAATTAGCAAGAATCTGAATCCATCCAGTAAGCGAAACCGCTCCTACGATAACAAAGATCCCTATAAGAAAAAATGTAGTATCCCAATCAAGCCCCTTGAGCCCGGATATAATTGAAGTTTTGTTTATAAACTTCTCCCAAATCAAAGCAATAATTCCAAAAACCATACAAATTAAACCCGCCATATAATTAAAATCCGTATCAAAAAATGAGGACAGCGCTAAGAAAACAATTAGGCTTACCAATAAAATAGTCGGCACCCAAGATCTTACTTTTTCAACTGCAATAAGTTGCGTTTTTTCATTGTGTTTTCTGAATATAAAATAAAGCACAAAAAACGAAACCAAAGCCCCCAGCTCTACGGCAAAGAATATACTCGGCCTGCCTTTGTAAAGAAAGAAATCGCCGAAATTCATCTTGGCAAAACCCCCAAGTAACATACTCGGTGGATCCCCGATTAAAGTGGCTGTTCCCTGGAGATTGCTTGAGACAGCAATCGCAATCATCATCTGGGTAGGATTTATTTTGAGTTTTTTGGCTAAAGCCAAGGCAATAGGAGCAACAATCAACACTGTCGCTACATTTTCTACAAAAGCAGAGATAAAACCGGTTAAAAAACAGATAAATAAAATTGCCCAGGTAGTATTTTTAGCTTTATCAACAATTATCTCAGCCATATAAGCAGGAACCCTGCTTTGCATAAAAACATCAGCAATAATCAAGGTACCTACGAAGATACCCATAACATTCCAGTTAATTGCCAATAAAGCATCCTTTGGCGATATGGCCTGAGTTAGAATAAGCAACAGGCCTCCTCCCAAAGCAACCAATGTACGTTTGTGAGGAAGCACCACAAACAATATGTAGGAGATAATAAAAATTGATACTGATACGATTTTTGGGTTCATGTTTCTTTCTAACTTAAACTAACAATAACTATCCCTACAACAATTAATCCTGTGCCCAGCCAACGCAGAAGGCTAAATTTTTCCTTTAAAATCAACCAGGAAGTAAAAGCAATAAAAATATAATGCATGCTGTCGGCAGAAAAAGCAAAATTAAGATCGGCCTTTGAAAGTACAAGCAACCAAATACATAAAGATATTACGCTAAAAATAAACCCTATCCAGAGACGGGGTTTAATCAACAAACGGAAAATAAACTTAAAAATCTTTATAATATTAAATGTAGGAGGAAAACTTAAGGAATCAATTGCAGATTTCAAGAATAGCTGGTTTACTGTATCGCAAAGGCTAGTTAAGGCAATTAAAGAAAGCACGACTAAAAGCCCTTGTCTCATTTGTTATGCACTATCCTTTCCTTACTGCTTAAAGAAACCAGAATAACCCCTCCCAGAATAAGCAAGATACCAATCCATCTAAAAAAAGTAACTTTCTCATGCAGAAAGATAATTGAGGCTATTGGAACAAGGATATAACTGAAACTGGCAACCGGTACTGCCACGCTTAAATCTATCCTGGTCAGAATCGTAGACCAAATAATGAACACCATAACTACTATAAATAATCCTACCCATAAAAACCAGGAAAAGAAGATTGCTTTAAGAAAAATTAACGCGCTGGCTAAACCAGTTACCTCAAATCCGCTTTGAGTTAAGGCGCTTTTCTTAAAAAAGAAGTGTATTGAAGTCTCAAGAATATCACTGGCAATAAGTAATAATAATAATCTAAATGTGATTTTTTTCTTAAACATGTTTTTTTGTCCTGGCCTCTTTACCGCAACTATCCGGTTTAAAAAACGGAATAAGCAGTTTAATCAAAAAATTAAATAAGGCATTTTTATGTTTTAGATATGCATAAAGAGGAATAAGATTACCGCCCAACCTGATCTTGGGCTCATAATCAGTCTGGCCTGGATAATAATAATGCAGTGAATT belongs to Candidatus Omnitrophota bacterium and includes:
- a CDS encoding FAD-dependent oxidoreductase, which translates into the protein MEIYDLIIIGGGPAGITASVYAARKKLKFLLISLDIGGQTAWSGDIENYTGYQFITGPELTLKFEEHMRKYGIALKENEEVLEVEKSGQVCLVKTNKADYQSRAVIIASGKKSRELGVPGEKEFKNHGLTYCAICDGPLFAGKVVSVIGGGNSAMDATLQLIRIAKHIYIINIADQLAGDQIMLQKVKNAENVTILNNYQVSAVLGDKFVRAIRIRNKDGEKELAVEGVFVEIGLTPNSAFAKNVQKNSKDEIVIDLFNQTNIPGIFAAGDVTNVLEKQIIIAAGEGSKAALSASHYLDQKEF
- a CDS encoding glutaredoxin domain-containing protein, which gives rise to MAKSVIVYSTPTCPWCIRVKQFLKENNILFLEWDVSVDKVAADEMVKKSGQMGVPVLDIDGQIVIGFDKDKIKQLLGL
- a CDS encoding pyridoxamine 5'-phosphate oxidase family protein → MKKIHTKIADFLRTQSFVTVSSLDKDGFPHTSYKDIVKIEPEGKVYLVDVYHGITAENIVRNPKVSISAVDEHKFIGYCLKGKAKIMPEDISGEIIKTWEDKITSRLAKRLLKNLAGDKSHGYHPEASLPFPKHIILIEIEEIVDLAPFNLRK
- a CDS encoding flavodoxin domain-containing protein, producing MAAIKILPDIYSVGVVDWNVRNFHGHTYTTKRGSTYNAYLIIDEKITLVDTVLGTFSQELIDNIREIVPLEKIDYIIANHVETDHSGALPAIMSLCPEAKILGTAKCKEGLYKHYYKDWNFQIVKTGDQLKLGKRTLSFIEAPMIHWPDSMFTYCLQDELLLSNDAFGQHFATSERFDDQTDQCALMEEAESYYANILWPFGSVILNKIREIQKLNIPIKMIAPSHGIIWRKDPAKIIDAYISWASGKTKNKIVIVYETMWGSTAKIASRIAQGITGRGIDFKIYDIAQSDRTEVITQMLTAKGFLFGSSTHDNDMLPNIAAFLEIVKGLKLKGRQVSFFGSYGWAGGAVKEMQEVFKDNGADLSLPGISFKYSPDEAELKNCFEFGSKFAELLK
- a CDS encoding FAD-dependent oxidoreductase, whose product is MPVEIKAKIKEVIQRNYNVKSFRLDIPGDSNFKAGQFLSVKLGNNPKLKRYLSISSSPTEKCYLEFTKKLTQSDFSKALDNLKASDQVIIEYPFGKFILDEFFPKIAFLSGGIGITPIRSICKYAVDKNLGTDIVLVYSNRSVRDIVFKDDFDAMVKSYPLLRVAHVLCETEPGFKCTVGLINGGIIKNEIPDYLERKFYLCGPPQMVEAMRKILTEEIALPSDKIIMENFQGY
- a CDS encoding rubredoxin, translated to MSKYKCLVCGYIYDPAVGDPNNGVTPGTSFENLPANWVCPECGVGKDQFEKIV
- the hcp gene encoding hydroxylamine reductase produces the protein MFCYQCEQTAGGTGCTKLGVCGKNEDIQSLQDTLLYGLKGIAAYAYHAWQLGAHNEEVDAFMHEALFKTVTNVSFDLNQYLELVLKCGQMNYKTMEMLDKAHTQKFGNPVPTEVETGTYAGPGILVTGHDLLDLYELLKQTEGLGINIYTHSEMLPAHGYPELKKFKHLVGNYGGAWQEQKKEFNTFSGAILATTNCVLIPPENSYLNRLFTIGITGVPGATHLKSRDFSPLIEKAKSLPPLPLAPGKKILTGFHHTAILGLANKIVSLVKSGKIKHFFLIGGCDGAKPGRNYYTEFAERVPKDCVILTLACGKYRFNKLDFGDIEGIPRLIDIGQCNNAYSAIQVAVALAKVFGCGVNDLPLTLVLSWFEQKAVAILLTLLYLNIKGIYIGPTPPAFVSKNVFGLLQEKFDLRLISTPDEDLKRILKK
- a CDS encoding HD domain-containing protein, with the translated sequence MNNCPGQDKRKITPEPIICSFCGYEAEIFSDEIKANCPKCRQILYREVLPTCVDWCKSAKECIGAEVYGNYVKNRSVLLKERLLEELREYFGTDIKRINHARKVLDYAEELLRKEGGDWNIVVPCAILHDVGIKIAEQKYGLNSGHLQEKEGPLAARKILLKLGFKKDEIEEICQIIRYHHSPGKIDSLNFNLILDADLLVNLSEIKERNKLEKIINNNFKTKTAREIAKKVYL
- a CDS encoding 4Fe-4S binding protein, which encodes MAQRKIIRINENKCNGCGLCIPNCPEGAIRVIDNKARLISDLFCDGLGACLGHCPQGAISIEEREAVQYNENKARVNIGKLSSGLLGLKQWPIQLCLVPTNAPYFNGADILIAADCVSFAYANFHEDLLKGKILLIGCPKLDDVSLYQEKLEQIFTQNNIKSVTYVYMEVPCCFGLLPVIEKAIGLSGKDIPFEKVIISIKGEKIK
- a CDS encoding Rrf2 family transcriptional regulator; this translates as MKLITRNTDYALRALCYMLKHQDVVSVDELVKKLNVPRPFMRKILQQLSKEGILESCKGQKGGFKLKVACKKIHIIKIMRIFQGQMGRDGCFLKKNVCPNRPKCVLRKKLHLIEDNIFRQLQKITVASLI
- a CDS encoding SLC13 family permease produces the protein MNPKIVSVSIFIISYILFVVLPHKRTLVALGGGLLLILTQAISPKDALLAINWNVMGIFVGTLIIADVFMQSRVPAYMAEIIVDKAKNTTWAILFICFLTGFISAFVENVATVLIVAPIALALAKKLKINPTQMMIAIAVSSNLQGTATLIGDPPSMLLGGFAKMNFGDFFLYKGRPSIFFAVELGALVSFFVLYFIFRKHNEKTQLIAVEKVRSWVPTILLVSLIVFLALSSFFDTDFNYMAGLICMVFGIIALIWEKFINKTSIISGLKGLDWDTTFFLIGIFVIVGAVSLTGWIQILANYLAGLVGSNIFLGYTAIVFLSVILSAFIDNVPFLVAMLPVAIIMASKLQVNPALFLFGLLIGASLGGNITPIGASANIVACSLLKKEGYPVKFGDFMKIGIPFTLAAVTAAYLFIWFIWK
- a CDS encoding EamA family transporter; protein product: MRQGLLVVLSLIALTSLCDTVNQLFLKSAIDSLSFPPTFNIIKIFKFIFRLLIKPRLWIGFIFSVISLCIWLLVLSKADLNFAFSADSMHYIFIAFTSWLILKEKFSLLRWLGTGLIVVGIVIVSLS
- a CDS encoding EamA family transporter, which codes for MFKKKITFRLLLLLIASDILETSIHFFFKKSALTQSGFEVTGLASALIFLKAIFFSWFLWVGLFIVVMVFIIWSTILTRIDLSVAVPVASFSYILVPIASIIFLHEKVTFFRWIGILLILGGVILVSLSSKERIVHNK